CCCACGCCCTGCGGCTGGCGGGCTGGCAGCCGGCCAGGACGCTGGACCAGCCGATCCTGTGGGTGCTGCATCTCGGCTACGCCTGGGTGCCGGCGGCGCTGGCGCTGAAGGCCGCGCATCTGCTGGGGGCGGGCGTGGACAGCTCCGCCTGGGTCCATGCCCTGACGGCGGGAGCCTTCGCCACGATGATCGTGGCGGTGATGACGCGGGCCTCGCTCGGCCACACCGGGCGGATGCTGGTGGTGACCCGCCCGACGGTGGCCGCCTACATCCTGCTGACCGCCGCAGCACTGCTGCGGGTGCTGGCGCCCGAGCTGCCGGGCGGCCTCTACTGGACCGCCCTGGAGGGCGCCGGTGCTGCCTGGATCGCGGCCTTCGCCTGCTACCTGTACGTCTACGCGCCCATCCTGCTCGCCCCGCGGGCCGACGGCCGCCCGGGCTGAGGTCCACCGGGCTGAAGAAGGCCCATCGCGCGTGGGCTGCGTTTCCCGATGAGGCTGGTGGCGAAGCGGCGCTGGAGGTCTTCCGGATCACGGAAGATCTCCGCGCAGCCGGCCTTGCGCAGATCCTGCTCGGCGAAGCCGCCGCACAGAACCCCCACCACGGTCAGCCCGGCCCGCCCCGCGGCCTTGGCATCCCAGGGGCTGTCACCGACCACCACCGCCTCCTCCGCCGGCAGGCCCAGCCTCTTCAGCGCCGCCTCGAAGATGTCCGGATGCGGCTTCGACCGCTCGGCGTCGTCGGACGAGGTCTCCACGTCCACCAGATCGCCGATCTCCGCCGCGCGCTTGTAACGCTCCAGCTCGTCCCCCTTGGCGGAGGAGGCGAGCGCGATGCGCAGTCCCTCGGCGTGGAGATGCTGGAACAGGCCGCGCACCCGGCGGAAGCCGCGGACCTTCGGCATGTATTTGCGGGCGAACAGCTCGTGCCGGAAATGGTCCAGCTCGTCCCCGATGCGGGCCAGATCCTTCTCCGGCACGAAGACCGGCATCAGCTGGTCGCCGCCCTTGCCGATCTGGGAGCGCACCGCGTCGAACTCCGCGTGGTAGCCGAAATGCCGGATCGCCTCCACCCAGGCGTGGGCGTGCAGATCCACCGAGTCGACCAACGTGCCGTCCACGTCGAAAATGACGGCCTTCAGAACGCCGCTCATCGCCGCCTCCTCACCAAGGTTTGCCCGTGTCTTTGGGGGTATTCCCTCTCGAACAGGCGCCGCGGCGCGGCGTTCCTCGGCGTGGTGTGCGGTGCGATAGAAATTGTCACATGGACCCGTCATAGCTGTGATCCGTTCACTCCTCACACAGGTTGGCCTCACACAGTTTGGGAAGAACGGACATGCCCAAGACGTTGAAGAGCTATGCCGCCCTCATCGGTCGCGCCCGCCACGCCGTGCAACGCCTCAGCCGCCGCCGCGCACGCCGCGTGCCGATGGAGCATCTCGACCTCGGCCTGTTCCAGAGCGACATCCGGCTGTGACTCCCACTTAAGGGTGGGGGCCTCATCAACCGGTGACGCTCCCTTCACGCCCGGCGACCCCACTCCGCCATAGGACTCCCCCTCCGTCCTAGGCGGGCAAGCTGAATGTTTCCGCCGGAAGCGGCGCGGTATCGTCGCGCGGTTCATCCAGCGGAGCGCCAGCCCCCATGACCGCCAGTTTCGAATCCGCCAGCTTCGAGTCCGCCAGTTTCGAAGACCAGTATTTCTCCGGCGCCGCCCTTTACGGCGACGACTTCGACACGGCCAGGATCGCCCGTTGGTACGGCGTCGAGGCGCGGGACGCGGCGGAGGAGTTCGCGCGCACGGCGCCCGTCCGGCCCGGCTACCGCTACGAATACCATGCGCTGAACCACCGCCACGCCTTCCGCTTCCTGGCCGGACGGCGCTTCCGGCAGGCGCTGGCCTTCGGCTGCGCCGCGGGGGACGACGTGGCGCCGATCGCCGGACAGGTGGACCGCTTCCTGGCCGTGGAACCCATCGAGGCCTTCTGGAAATCCGACATCGCCGGCACGCCCGCCGAGTATCGCCGGCCCACGCTGGGCGGGCGGATCGACTGCGCGGACGGGGCGAACGACCTGACCGTCTGCCTTCACACGCTGCACCACATCCCGAACGCCGGCGCGCTGCTGGCGGAGTTCGCCCGCGTCACCGCTCCCGGCGGGCTGTTCATCCTGCGCGAGCCGATCAGCACCATGGGCGACTGGCGCCAGCCCCGCCGCGGCCTGACCGCCAACGAGCGCGGATTCCCGGTGGAGTGGCTGGAAGAGCGCTTCGCCCGGCTGGGCTTCACGGTGCGGCAGCGCCGCTTCTGCTCCTTCCCGCTGACCGAGCGGCTGGGGCCGCTGCTGGGCGTTCCCCTGCCCTACGGCAACCCGCTGCTGGTGCGGCTGGACGAGGCGGCCTGCGCGCTGACGCGGTGGAACATCGCCTACCACCGCGACTCGCTCCGCAAGAAGTTCGCCCCCGGCGCCGTCTATTACGTGCTGGAGCGCAACGCCACTACGACGACGCCAGCGCGTCCGTGAAGGTCGCCGCGTCGACGTTGCCGCCGCTCAGCACCACGGCGACGGTGCGGCCCGCCGCCGGCAGCTTGCCGGTCAGCACGGCGGCCAGCCCGACGGCCCCGCCCGGCTCGACCACCAGCTTGAGCACGGTGAAGGCGTAGGCCATGGCGGCCTTCACCTCGGCGTCGGTGACGGCGTGGCTGCCGGACAGCAGGTCCTTCATCACCGGGAAGGTCAGGGCCCCCGGCGTCGGGGTCAGCAGCGCGTCGCAGATGGAGCGCTGCCCGGCGGCGTTCTCCACCCGCTCCCCGGCGGCCAGCGAGCGCGCCACGTCGTCGAAGCCCGCCGGCTCCGCCGCCCACAGGCGGGCGTCGGGGAAGGTGTGGCGGACCGCCGTGGCGACCCCGGACATCAGCCCGCCGCCGCTGCACGGCGCGATCACGTCGTCGGGAACCGCGCCGATGGCCTGCGCCTGGGCGGCGATCTCCAGTCCGACCGTGCCCTGCCCGGCCATGATCTGCGGGTGGTCGTAGGGCGGCACGGTGGCGGCCCCCCGCTCCTCGGCGATGCGCCGGGCGATGTCCTCGCGGCTTTCGGTCCAGCGGTCGTAGAGCACCACCTCGGCGCCGTAGCCGCGGGTGTTGGCGATCTTCAGGGCCGGGGCGTCGCTGGGCATGACGATGACCGCCGGCATGCCGAGCAGCGCCGCCGCCGCCGCGACGCCCTGGGCGTGGTTGCCCGACGACCAGGCGACCACCCCGCCCCGGCGCTCCTCCGGCGTCAGTTGCGAGAGGCGGTTGAAGGCGCCGCGGAACTTGAAGGAGCCGCTGCGCTGCAGGACCTCCGGCTTCAGCAGGACGCGCCCGCCGACCCGCTCGTTCAGCAGGGGGTTCTCCAGCAGCGGCGTGCGCACGGCGAAGCCGTCCAGCCGCGCCGCGGCCTCCACGATGTCCTGGTGGCCGATGGCGAAGGAACTCGAAGCGGGCATGGCTCAGCGGCCTCCGGAGACGTTGAGAAGGGCGCCGGTCACGTAGGACGCGGCGTCGGACAGCAGCCACAGCACGGTCTCGGCGACCTCGTCCGCGGTCCCGGCGCGCCCGGCGGGCGGGATCAGGGCGGGGTTGTCGAGCCGGTTGCCGATGCCGGGGATGATCTGGATGTCGGTGTCGATCAGGCCGGGCCGCACGCAGTTCACGCGGATGCCCTCCCTCGCCACCTCGCGGGCGAGACCGATGGTCAGGCTGTCCACCGCGCCCTTGCTGGCCGCGTAGCCCACATACTCGTTGGGCGAGCCCAGCACGGCGGCGATGGAGCCGATGTTGACGATGCCGCCGCCTTTCCCGCCGTGGCGGGTGGACATGCGGCGCACCGCCTCCCGCGCGCCGAGGACGGCGCCGGTCACGTTGATGTCCAGCAGGCGGCGCAGCTCGTCCGGCGCGGCCTCGTCGAGCCGCCCGTAGGGACCGATGATGCCGGCGTTGTTGACCAGCCCGGCGGTGGCGCCGAAGCGGTCCTCCGCCGCGTCGAACAGGGCGCGGATGTCCGCCTCGCGCGCCGCGTCGCCCTGCACCGCCTGGGCCTGCCCCCCGGCGTCGCGGATCGCCGCCAGCGTGGCCTCCGCCGCCGCGGCGTTGCCGATGTAGGAGAAGGTCACGGCGTAGCCGCGCTGCGCGGCCATGCGGGCGACCGCCGCCCCGATGCCCCGGCCGCCACCGGTGACGACCAGCGATTTGAGCGCGATGGACATGATTCCTCAGCCCTCCTGGGGGTTGCCGGCGAGCCGGTCGAAGATCCGGACGAGCGCGCCGTCGCCCTCGCGCCCAAGCCCGACCGCAGCGGCCATGGTGAAAAGTTGCAGGGCGGAGGCGGCCAGCGGCGTCGGCACGGTCAGCCGCCGCGCGGCGTCCATCACACTGCCCAGGTCCGTCCCGA
The window above is part of the Azospirillum sp. TSH58 genome. Proteins encoded here:
- a CDS encoding HAD family hydrolase, with protein sequence MSGVLKAVIFDVDGTLVDSVDLHAHAWVEAIRHFGYHAEFDAVRSQIGKGGDQLMPVFVPEKDLARIGDELDHFRHELFARKYMPKVRGFRRVRGLFQHLHAEGLRIALASSAKGDELERYKRAAEIGDLVDVETSSDDAERSKPHPDIFEAALKRLGLPAEEAVVVGDSPWDAKAAGRAGLTVVGVLCGGFAEQDLRKAGCAEIFRDPEDLQRRFATSLIGKRSPRAMGLLQPGGPQPGRPSARGASRMGA
- a CDS encoding class I SAM-dependent methyltransferase, with the protein product MTASFESASFESASFEDQYFSGAALYGDDFDTARIARWYGVEARDAAEEFARTAPVRPGYRYEYHALNHRHAFRFLAGRRFRQALAFGCAAGDDVAPIAGQVDRFLAVEPIEAFWKSDIAGTPAEYRRPTLGGRIDCADGANDLTVCLHTLHHIPNAGALLAEFARVTAPGGLFILREPISTMGDWRQPRRGLTANERGFPVEWLEERFARLGFTVRQRRFCSFPLTERLGPLLGVPLPYGNPLLVRLDEAACALTRWNIAYHRDSLRKKFAPGAVYYVLERNATTTTPARP
- a CDS encoding threonine/serine dehydratase; the encoded protein is MPASSSFAIGHQDIVEAAARLDGFAVRTPLLENPLLNERVGGRVLLKPEVLQRSGSFKFRGAFNRLSQLTPEERRGGVVAWSSGNHAQGVAAAAALLGMPAVIVMPSDAPALKIANTRGYGAEVVLYDRWTESREDIARRIAEERGAATVPPYDHPQIMAGQGTVGLEIAAQAQAIGAVPDDVIAPCSGGGLMSGVATAVRHTFPDARLWAAEPAGFDDVARSLAAGERVENAAGQRSICDALLTPTPGALTFPVMKDLLSGSHAVTDAEVKAAMAYAFTVLKLVVEPGGAVGLAAVLTGKLPAAGRTVAVVLSGGNVDAATFTDALASS
- a CDS encoding SDR family oxidoreductase, with amino-acid sequence MSIALKSLVVTGGGRGIGAAVARMAAQRGYAVTFSYIGNAAAAEATLAAIRDAGGQAQAVQGDAAREADIRALFDAAEDRFGATAGLVNNAGIIGPYGRLDEAAPDELRRLLDINVTGAVLGAREAVRRMSTRHGGKGGGIVNIGSIAAVLGSPNEYVGYAASKGAVDSLTIGLAREVAREGIRVNCVRPGLIDTDIQIIPGIGNRLDNPALIPPAGRAGTADEVAETVLWLLSDAASYVTGALLNVSGGR